Below is a genomic region from Castanea sativa cultivar Marrone di Chiusa Pesio chromosome 2, ASM4071231v1.
AAACACATTTGTTAAGACATTTGTTAGTgaatgccaaaaataaaaaatgacaaaaaaaaaattgcactatCTACCATTGATGTTTACTAAAATTACATTAACCTCCCTTGCATTTGTAATTGTAAAAAGAcctttgttttattaaataaactTCAATCGCATTTCTTGCAACTTAAAACCTTTAAAtcaattaaatgaattttaaatataatttagaaaatttttgtatttatgtgTTTATCCTCCTTTACAAATTAATATCCCATTTTCATATCCATGTGgatttaaattgtttaaattgcaatttttagtagtttaacattatgcataaaatataagcttatagatcatatagtaaataacatccgattgacacaaaacatgcaattcaacggttagatttttaaaatatgtagtaatgtttattttattgattaaagttgtaaccttaggctacaaccaattttgtagttaaactttgtcctaGTAAGCAAGTGTATTTAATGTTGGATTttatcacaataatttttttgattgatatATGGAAATAATATGTGaatataaatattgaaaatttaatttagaaatacATATAATGTGCTAAGACATTTAATCTAAATTGTATTTAATGTTGGATATTACAAAGCACATTTGCTAAGacattttttaatcaatgtcaaaaataaaaaattgcgcCATCTACCATTGATGTTTACTAAAATCACATTAACCTCCCCTGTATTTCTAATTGTAAAAAGACCCCTGTTTTTACCACAATCACATTTCTTGCAACTTAAATCCATTAAATCAATTAAAggaattttaaatataatttagaattttttttgtatttaaccATTTATCCTCATTTACAAAATGAAAATCCCATAATCTTATCCATATGGGTTTAATAATATAAGGATATTGTTTAATCATAATTCAATAACAaaccaaaatatgaaaatatatcaatattgCAAGATTCAATGTATCTATAATGGGAAGGTCAGTATAATTTCAATAAATCTTagggaaaaattattaggtactcccggagtatcataaatgcgtagtccctcctctcacatgaatggtgggtcccaccatgaatttaattagtgggacctaCCATTCATGTAAGAGAATaaagtacgcatttatgatactctaggagtacacaataatttctcaaTCTTAGGGGAGGTTAGTGCAATTTTCCTAACGTAAATTTATGGTGCATTTATTATGTCTACCAATCatttaatatttgaatatgCATTGTAAATGTACAATGACAATTTCCAGTTATAAATAAGAAAGTAAACGCATTTCAAGTGTaaccaaatatattttttgagcaatagaaaaatgaatcaaatgatcATAGCCAAACTTTATTCTTTTGTGTTTATCCTTCTCTTAGCCTTTGGCAAAGTACTTCTTCTATGTCAGCAAATGACTTTTTAACTCACTTTTTAAGAATTGTCAACCATCTCATCAACCATCCCCTTACCTATTATTGTAAATCTGCGGATAATAATTTAGGCATTAGAACTCTTCAACCCAATGGAGAGTGGGAATTCTCTTTTGATGCTACTACTTTTAAGAAAACAGATTTCtactgttatttttttaatgaacactACTAAGCTACTTTTGATGTATATGTAGAAGATAGTAAGTTTGAACACAAATGTGGTGGGGACCATTGCATTTGGACAGCACAATACGACAGATTCTACTTATATAATATGTATTTGGGTCAAAATGTGAAGTTGCATAATTGGACCACTTGGTGAAACGTTTATGaatcaaaataaatgaaattgatGATTTCATGAGGGgaaatttatatggattttTCTATATTAAGCTTGTCTTATATTTGCACTAATTACTTTGTCTTACATTaataaatgtgtatttttaattttttagcatTAAATATACTTGCGTATAAAATGTACTCATAATAAAATAtaggcaaaaatgcaatttACACCTGCATGGATCTTATGACTGTCCTGTCCTATCCACCAACTCAAACAATTCTTAGGTGGTAGTAGGCGGGCCCTATAGTCAATCCCACCATGGAGTTCACCTTTATGTAAAAGCCCAGAGCACTATTtcgaaactaaaatttttacttttgtttcctCCAACTTCATACAATTATCTTACATCACAGATTATGAAcagtaaagaaaaaataatgaatttatgtAATAGATTGGTTGAAGGTCAATCACAGTTTGCcatttatagaaaattatggtatttatttatttgtttttatttatttattattagaatAGTATGGTAATTGAAGAGACTTCCACAACTCTTCAAAGCTCACTGCTCATCCTCATTCCTCTCCTCTCTGTGTTGTATTGgcattactttttgtatttttgaccACATTCTTATAGTTTTACCTAATCTCTTTGACAACTTTCAGCAGGGATGGAACCGCTTGGCTATGGCCCCCCCAAAAATATACCCACACTATTTTCATTTTGTACTTGAGTTTTGTTAATTGAATGCGCTccccaaaaaaatcattatcCCCTTATCCTTTTGTTTGGGGTATGAGATGTCTTACCAAACTCATCAGAGTATAGTTGGCGCACATTTTGTCATAAACTACAACAGAACGCTAAACAACACAACAGAAATTTACTGATAGACTTGTGAAGAGAAGCTAAATAACTAATGCTGTTTAAAATATACCATTCAGTCTCAAATAGAACTACAAGTTTCAGTTTTGCTTCAGCCGCAAATTTTTGACATCTCTAAAACTATAATTTTGTGGCCTATAATACtcaatcaaaaaataataattcctCTATCCTTAACTTCTATGAAGACTTATAAATATCGCCATGGGAAAAGAATGAAACAAAAATGGatgaaaaggggaaaaaatcagGTTAGTTTCAAGTCAAAATGGACTCTAAGCAGTCTGACGTGTATTCATAAGCTACAAATGTTACAGCAGCAGCTGGTGCAGCTTTGACTGTTGATGGGACTATGCCCTTGTAAAGTCCAGCCCAACCCTCCATCTGCAAGATTTGGCGTAGAGCatgaaacatatttttataaGCACGATGCTCAACTCGAGCTCCATATCTAGGGTGTCTCGGTAGTCCTTCAACCTGCATTAGCCCAAACAAGTAATATTGTCACATTCAAGCCGgttaggaggaaaaaaaaaaacagatattAACCATTTCAGATTccataccccccccccccccttttctaTTCTCATATCCCCATAGAGATTGCTAGACAGAAATCTTAATTAAATGTAAATGATCTTTTAGAAGTCTAAAGACAaagcaacaaaagaaacaaaagtgaATAAATGAATTTAAGAAGCACACACaagaatatatattaaaaaacaccTCCTAAGCCCATTAATGTTGACACAGAAGAGTAAGCAAAATTTGGTTCTGAAGTAACAGTAAAACCGATCTTATCCAGGAGACTACTGGAATAATGTGGTTGTTGTGGTTTGTTACATTTGCATAAGAAGCTAACAGACCTCTCACAAGGAGATGTAAAGGGATACAAGTACCAATCAATGGGAACATGCTTGTCATTGTAATTAATAGTTACATTGGAGTTTTTTGAGTAAACTGTGAGAATTTGCATGAGATACAACACCTTAGCCTCAGGTCAAAAtgatattctaaaaaattttgttagtaTGACTATGCTAGAGTAAAGATTTTATATAGGCAAGAGATCTACCTGGAATCTTTTTTTTACCACATCAAGTGGATGACAGACAAGTTTGGCGCATGTCCCAGCTGCCAATCCACAGAGGAGAAGTTGAAAGCTTGTAATTCCATCTTCAGTATAATTTAAGCCTGAGTTAGAAGCTCTAATCCTGTTCCAGGCCTACAAAGTATGAAGTAAAACATATCAGGCCAAGAACAAATTCCTACACCATCAACCTTTTCTTAATTGCTAACTTTACACATACAActagtgggtcttgaacccacgaCATCACCCTCCTCCCATAATGTACTGGTCGAGCTATAACTCTTTGGCATCAACTTATATGAGTAAAAGGCATAATGGCTCTTTAAACTGACCATATTAAAGTATACACACCCAAACTCTCAGATTTATAATCATATACAGTCCTGATTCCTTGTTTCCTCATTCTCAATTAAGAAAATACCATTAAACCCTAAATTTTGGGAGAAGAAGATCTCAATAGAAAAGAGGACTAGAATCTTACCAAAGTCCAGCGCTTAAATGTATCAAAGGTACCAAATTGCAGACCAGCATAAGGAATAATCTCAACCAGTGTTGGTGACAATCCAGCATACAACCCTCGGAAGCCACGAGCTCTAACTATGTCAACAAATGCAGACCTCATGGTTGGATACACCTGAATGTAGGTACAATTAATAAATAAGTTAAATGGCCCAGTCACAAACTACTGTTTTTTCATAAAGCAAGTATCAAAATGTGGTGAGCATTATATAGGCATTTCAAAGAATGGACAAAATGTCAAAATTACATACTTCTTTTTAATAAGCtcagaaagagagaaagagagaaaagagtctATACTAAAGACCAGCATGATAAAATAGAAAACACACCCACATTATTGTGCTGCCAACTTTTGCAAGAACCAAATACCTCAAAAGAGGCAAGAGAGGCCCATAATTCAAATATCCTACTCAACAACTTCTATAAACAGAGAAAAACACAGTGCCCCAATTCTCACCCAAGCCAAGGCCAGCCCTAACCAAGTCTTAGGACCAAACCAAATCCTAGAAAGCTAAACCAAAGAACTCAACTATGAActatataaaattacatttactTGTGTGGTTTATGACTGCTTCAGAATTTCATGCAATGCACTTGCACAATATTCTCTTGTCAAGGTGACTGGTGCTACAAGATTACATTAAATGGCTAGGACACGGTCACCCAAGACTGTCATTCTGTCACGTCTACCCAAGGCTTGTTAACACAAGGTACATCTATCCATATGTGGGGAATATTGCATGTCAAAACCCAAAGTGGTCACagataatgtgtgtgtgtgtgtgtttgtaatctttttgtccctttttttttctttttgatttgtaaagaaaaatattttctttttaatccaCTCTTATTCTGAATAAAGTCTAAGAAGCATTTTTATTAATGGCAAAGCCATGAAGAATGCACAACCCCAAGTGCTAGTACAATCGGCAAGGACCACGCCTCATGAAGCGGAGGTCACTAGCTCAAATctcttcttccctcttttttcctcttttatttggaatgtgtgtgtgtgtgtatgtatattaaaaaaaatccatgaaaaATGCCCAAGATTGATATAAAAGTTTGCTAGTAACACAACACTGTGCACGTGCAAGAGTgtgtaaaaaataatacaatgcAACAATGTTTTATGCATTGCATGACTTCAAAGATCACAGAATGGCCTCAAAAGTCATATTATAAGCTGAAAGAAATTCAGTTTGAACACAAAATGAGATTACTTCAGGCATGTAATTAAATTCTATACCTTCGGTTCACCCTGTGAAGCTAATATGGTTCGTAGAAGATCAAATGGATATGATCCAACAGTAGCTGCACACCCCGCCAATGCCCCACTGACGTAGGACAGATACGGACTCAATTGAATGTGATCCTCTGCATGAAAGAAAACAATCAGGCCAACACATTAGAGAATGAGAAACTGcagaaaactaaatatttgaAACAATAACACAATTTCTACAGAGCAAGTAAAGCTTTTATCACCTGTAAACTGGATACAGACTAGAAAGTTACATGATCAACACCATAAATAGAAACTGAGATATTTACCCAATGACATCATATTTGCAAGACAAATAAAACAAAGGGCCTAACATGAGATCAGATACAAACATTCCAAATAGATAGGAGCATGACTTTATTTTCACTGTATGGTAGGGAATAACTTGACCAATTGGCAACCATGCCCAAAAAAGTTAAGagggtaagaaaaaaaatcaacactaCAGCCGCTAAGGATATTGGAACTCCCATCTGATCATTAAAGAATCCAAGAAGAATTTGAA
It encodes:
- the LOC142626312 gene encoding mitochondrial thiamine diphosphate carrier 2-like, coding for MEEPSQLKRAVIDATAGAIAGGISRTVTSPLDVIKIRFQVQLEPTSSWPLLRSNLSGTSKYTGMFQATKDILREEGLPGFWRGNVPALLMVMPYTAIQFTVLHKLKTFASGSSKSKDHIQLSPYLSYVSGALAGCAATVGSYPFDLLRTILASQGEPKVYPTMRSAFVDIVRARGFRGLYAGLSPTLVEIIPYAGLQFGTFDTFKRWTLAWNRIRASNSGLNYTEDGITSFQLLLCGLAAGTCAKLVCHPLDVVKKRFQVEGLPRHPRYGARVEHRAYKNMFHALRQILQMEGWAGLYKGIVPSTVKAAPAAAVTFVAYEYTSDCLESILT